A portion of the Candidatus Edwardsbacteria bacterium genome contains these proteins:
- a CDS encoding radical SAM protein encodes MAKVMLLNPPGDRIYLRDSYCSKVSKAAYLTPPIDLLVISGYLGDRHDIVALDAMADRLTFDSALDKIIGSRPDFIVSLFGLASFVNDMVFFKLIKQALPSVKLIVSGDAGFDDTEKVLRENPAIDAVLLDYATTGWLSYLIGDEKNSVDIAFLSQGMYCCRRSPRAEEYSAGIPRHEIFPYKKYRMPFARKLPYAGVVSDFGCPFKCDFCLIGQLPYKLRPVEEVLEELEYLKDLGIKYFSFGDQTFGVDRKRTALLLEGMNKRKIGLPWGCFSRADLLDDEYLKIFKSAGCDLIMIGVESGSQDILDRHHKGIRLEDLRQAFRDCRRMDIRTLATFIIGLPGETSRTFEQTLKLVLELDPDFASFNLPVAKPLTPLKSLAEKEGWDISSQGDQSTEAGVFSGELSREIMKQWQKVAIRKFYLRPGYFLKRALSMRSLTELRINLQEAAGLFLGGS; translated from the coding sequence TCCGCCCATCGACCTGCTGGTGATCAGCGGCTATCTGGGCGATCGGCATGATATTGTTGCTCTTGACGCCATGGCCGACAGGCTTACATTTGATTCTGCCCTGGATAAAATAATTGGAAGCCGTCCGGATTTTATTGTCTCGCTTTTCGGACTGGCCTCCTTTGTCAACGACATGGTTTTTTTTAAACTGATCAAGCAGGCCCTGCCAAGCGTCAAACTCATTGTTAGCGGAGACGCCGGGTTCGATGATACCGAAAAAGTCTTGAGGGAAAATCCTGCCATCGATGCTGTTCTGCTGGACTATGCCACGACCGGGTGGCTTTCCTACCTGATTGGCGATGAGAAAAATTCTGTTGATATTGCCTTTTTATCCCAGGGAATGTATTGCTGCCGGCGCAGCCCTCGGGCAGAAGAGTATTCCGCGGGCATCCCCAGGCATGAGATCTTCCCTTATAAAAAATACCGGATGCCGTTTGCTCGCAAACTGCCATATGCCGGGGTGGTCAGCGATTTCGGCTGCCCTTTTAAATGCGACTTCTGCCTGATCGGCCAGCTACCCTATAAACTGAGGCCGGTGGAAGAAGTGTTGGAGGAGCTGGAATATCTCAAAGATTTGGGCATTAAATATTTTTCCTTTGGAGACCAGACCTTCGGGGTTGACCGGAAAAGGACAGCGCTTTTGCTGGAAGGGATGAATAAAAGAAAGATTGGCCTGCCCTGGGGATGTTTCTCCCGGGCCGATCTGCTGGATGACGAATACCTGAAGATTTTTAAGTCGGCTGGTTGCGACTTGATCATGATCGGAGTGGAATCCGGCAGTCAGGATATCCTGGACCGGCATCATAAAGGGATAAGGTTGGAGGATCTCCGGCAGGCTTTTAGGGATTGCCGCAGGATGGACATCCGCACCCTGGCCACTTTCATTATCGGGCTGCCGGGTGAGACTAGCCGGACTTTTGAGCAGACCCTGAAACTTGTCCTGGAGCTTGATCCAGATTTCGCCTCATTCAATCTGCCGGTGGCCAAACCGCTGACGCCCCTAAAATCCCTGGCCGAAAAGGAGGGCTGGGATATTTCCAGCCAGGGCGATCAGTCAACCGAGGCCGGGGTGTTTTCAGGGGAACTGTCCCGAGAGATAATGAAACAGTGGCAGAAAGTGGCTATCCGGAAATTTTATCTGAGGCCGGGATATTTTCTTAAAAGAGCTTTATCTATGAGGTCTTTAACCGAATTAAGAATCAATCTCCAGGAAGCAGCCGGATTATTTTTAGGGGGCAGCTGA
- a CDS encoding polyprenol monophosphomannose synthase: protein MRTMIMIPTYNESKNIERLIGQIFGYTSQVDILVVDDNSPDGTGQIIDKLSAENPRVHILHRKKLRGRGLAGIAGLRYALNWGAEAIVEMDADFSHDPKHLPTLLEGLNEADVVLGSRFVKGGADVGRGWLRHAITIFANWYIRLVLKIKIKDCTSGYRVFKREVLETIDVDSLISRGPAIVQEILYSSILSGFRVKEVPIVFIDRQRGNSSFNFKIMFEGFMMIPILRYLAKTEKWGQLR from the coding sequence ATGAGAACCATGATAATGATCCCTACCTACAATGAATCAAAAAACATCGAAAGACTTATAGGTCAGATATTCGGCTATACCTCCCAGGTCGATATCCTAGTGGTGGATGATAATTCCCCGGACGGCACCGGACAGATAATTGATAAACTATCAGCCGAGAATCCGCGGGTTCACATTCTGCATCGTAAAAAATTGAGGGGAAGGGGACTGGCCGGGATAGCCGGGCTGCGTTACGCTCTGAACTGGGGGGCGGAGGCCATTGTGGAGATGGATGCCGATTTCTCCCACGATCCCAAGCATCTGCCGACCTTGTTGGAGGGCTTAAACGAAGCCGATGTGGTCCTGGGCTCCAGGTTCGTCAAAGGGGGGGCCGATGTGGGCCGGGGTTGGCTGCGCCATGCCATTACCATTTTTGCCAACTGGTATATCAGACTGGTGCTTAAGATAAAGATAAAGGACTGCACTTCCGGCTATCGGGTCTTCAAACGAGAGGTGCTGGAGACCATTGATGTTGATTCTCTGATCTCACGCGGCCCGGCTATCGTGCAGGAGATACTCTACAGCAGCATCCTGTCCGGGTTCCGGGTCAAGGAGGTGCCGATAGTGTTCATCGACCGGCAACGGGGCAATTCCAGCTTCAACTTTAAGATCATGTTTGAGGGATTCATGATGATCCCCATCCTGCGCTACCTGGCCAAGACTGAAAAGTGGGGACAATTGCGTTGA
- a CDS encoding class I SAM-dependent methyltransferase: MADKVGDYYLIPKLAEYKNREYTDLLEKWEIGPDKTILITDLYEAAFGNTGIYGYLSGLSNNVLGTDISRKFCLKARDNFKQQNIDIGIIAGDVTIAPLANDSVDVIISPSTFDHFPQIDQALKECCRILRPGGKLVLALNSSDNPFFNLGVRLAEKFKKHEYQTDYFYSVRQTTMLLKRAGFAVGRSTAIMHVPIGLTTLIEFFDRINNPITDRINGMMIGACRKWGRLDTRMKLFTGWWIVLEGIKK; the protein is encoded by the coding sequence GTGGCAGATAAAGTCGGCGACTATTATCTTATCCCCAAACTGGCCGAATATAAAAACCGGGAATACACCGATCTTCTGGAGAAATGGGAGATCGGCCCTGACAAAACGATTTTAATCACCGACCTCTACGAAGCCGCCTTTGGCAATACCGGGATCTATGGCTATCTTAGCGGCCTATCCAATAATGTCTTGGGAACGGATATATCTCGTAAATTTTGTCTCAAGGCCAGGGATAATTTTAAGCAGCAAAATATTGATATCGGAATCATAGCGGGCGATGTCACAATTGCTCCTCTGGCAAACGATAGCGTGGATGTTATAATTTCTCCGTCAACCTTCGACCACTTCCCGCAGATAGATCAAGCCCTAAAGGAATGTTGTCGCATCTTGCGGCCTGGCGGAAAATTAGTGCTGGCGCTGAACTCCTCCGACAATCCCTTCTTTAATCTGGGTGTTCGGCTGGCCGAGAAATTCAAAAAACACGAATATCAGACCGATTATTTCTATTCCGTAAGACAGACAACAATGCTGTTGAAACGGGCTGGGTTTGCCGTCGGGCGATCAACGGCCATTATGCATGTGCCCATCGGGCTTACCACCCTGATCGAGTTTTTTGACAGGATCAATAATCCGATTACCGACCGGATAAATGGCATGATGATCGGCGCCTGCCGCAAATGGGGCCGGTTGGATACCAGGATGAAGTTATTTACCGGTTGGTGGATAGTTTTAGAGGGAATCAAAAAATAG
- a CDS encoding class I SAM-dependent methyltransferase — MNSPKTYLMAPKEHHQIVAGLIRAKCGKNARILEIDAGEVALWDINLNFIIGVLSKTKKPETFKVLDLGCGYGFHTNAVGSLNCHALGIDINESAINFARESNTFPGKVAFLNKAVEYLPGREVFDAIIVSEVLEHCASPESIVAHCKRLIKNEGIIIFTGPNGHSIREFAEIVLLPIRKTKMGLEIIRKIRKLATGLTNRQITAWDLFVDDYHKQFYSMNKLLSLFSEYGFKLREYQNQDFAATLLGTIFPYLKFPAGLFKFDYKTADRLPYYLAGGWMMIFEQRGENGD, encoded by the coding sequence ATGAACTCGCCAAAAACATATTTAATGGCGCCCAAAGAGCATCATCAAATTGTTGCCGGATTAATCCGGGCAAAGTGCGGGAAAAACGCGCGGATATTAGAGATTGATGCGGGGGAAGTTGCTCTTTGGGATATCAATTTAAATTTTATTATCGGCGTATTGTCAAAGACCAAGAAACCGGAAACATTTAAGGTTTTGGATTTGGGGTGCGGATACGGTTTCCATACCAATGCCGTGGGCAGTCTTAACTGCCATGCCTTGGGTATAGACATAAACGAATCAGCTATAAATTTTGCAAGGGAGAGTAATACTTTTCCCGGGAAGGTCGCTTTTTTAAATAAAGCTGTTGAGTATCTGCCGGGCCGAGAGGTGTTTGATGCAATAATTGTCAGCGAAGTATTGGAACATTGTGCCAGCCCTGAAAGTATTGTCGCTCATTGTAAACGGCTGATAAAAAATGAAGGGATTATAATATTTACCGGTCCCAATGGGCACAGCATTAGAGAGTTTGCGGAGATCGTTTTATTGCCGATACGCAAAACCAAAATGGGCTTGGAAATTATAAGAAAGATAAGAAAACTTGCAACCGGATTAACAAATCGTCAAATCACGGCATGGGATCTATTTGTCGATGATTATCACAAACAATTTTATTCCATGAATAAGTTGTTATCGTTATTCTCGGAATATGGCTTTAAATTAAGGGAATATCAAAATCAGGATTTCGCGGCCACTCTACTGGGGACAATATTCCCGTATCTTAAATTTCCGGCGGGCTTATTTAAGTTTGATTATAAAACGGCTGACCGTTTGCCTTATTATTTGGCCGGAGGATGGATGATGATTTTTGAACAGCGAGGCGAAAATGGCGATTGA